From Chryseobacterium salivictor, a single genomic window includes:
- a CDS encoding tetratricopeptide repeat-containing sensor histidine kinase, with protein MILILIFFTFYSCKKQDPVNKNPAVNSKNHDKANLFRGEKLSDSAFYYYSIAKDEYLLNNDSVKAAQASINMAIIQCDNGDYFGSIETSLEADTLLVDKNDSISKSFLAANYNNLAIASTKLKNFDHAENFYKLALKFVTHPENKYVYYNNIGDVLIMRGDFKNALRNLEVALQVKDSINYARALNNWAYAKHFSDNTFNPVPYYHKALKIRLKDGNRHGLNSSYINLCDYYADKDPAVSLQFAKQMKQAAVEANSTPDVLEAIKRIIILDKNNYLDNFQTYNTLSAEIQLKSSKAKNQFALIRYGVEKSKAENSILKVEKLESQKKLMYLAMIAAVLIITMISVIMSSKKRRKRLQQEKDLEVKKTELKYSKKVHDVVANGIYQLMTKLENNLEISRDETLDDLEYVYDRSRNISYEGIEVHDSPEIFSEKIRKLIGYFNTHNVQTVIAGNDPSIWEGVSHIKKGEVYQILRELLVNMKKHSHADRVTLRFERMEDRITVAYRDTGIGIKKETIFKNGMRNVESRIVNLQGVIIFDTETEKGLKIDFSFSGL; from the coding sequence ATGATATTAATTCTAATCTTTTTTACTTTCTATTCCTGTAAAAAACAGGATCCTGTAAATAAAAATCCTGCAGTCAACAGTAAGAATCACGACAAAGCTAATTTATTTAGAGGGGAGAAGCTTTCCGATTCTGCATTTTATTATTACAGCATAGCAAAAGATGAATATTTACTGAATAACGATTCTGTAAAAGCCGCACAGGCTTCTATCAATATGGCAATAATACAGTGTGACAACGGAGATTATTTTGGAAGTATTGAAACCTCACTGGAAGCCGACACGCTGTTGGTTGATAAAAATGACAGTATTTCTAAAAGCTTTTTAGCGGCAAATTATAATAATCTTGCCATTGCATCAACTAAACTTAAAAACTTTGATCATGCTGAGAATTTTTATAAACTGGCTTTAAAATTTGTCACCCATCCCGAAAATAAATATGTGTATTATAATAATATTGGGGATGTATTAATAATGAGAGGGGACTTTAAAAATGCCCTTCGGAATTTGGAAGTTGCACTTCAGGTTAAAGACAGCATCAATTATGCAAGAGCTTTAAACAATTGGGCTTATGCAAAACATTTTAGTGACAACACTTTTAATCCTGTACCCTATTACCATAAGGCCTTAAAAATCAGACTGAAAGACGGTAACAGACATGGTTTAAATTCAAGCTATATCAATCTGTGTGATTACTATGCCGATAAAGATCCTGCAGTCTCCTTACAGTTTGCAAAACAAATGAAACAGGCGGCGGTAGAAGCCAATAGTACTCCGGATGTTCTGGAGGCCATTAAGAGAATCATTATTTTGGATAAAAATAATTACCTTGACAATTTTCAGACGTACAATACCCTTAGTGCCGAAATTCAATTAAAAAGCAGCAAAGCCAAAAATCAATTTGCTCTGATCCGGTATGGGGTAGAAAAAAGCAAAGCCGAAAACAGTATTCTGAAAGTTGAAAAACTGGAATCTCAAAAGAAACTGATGTATCTGGCGATGATCGCGGCAGTACTGATAATTACAATGATAAGTGTGATAATGTCTTCTAAGAAAAGAAGGAAAAGACTGCAGCAGGAAAAAGACCTGGAAGTAAAAAAAACGGAGTTAAAATACTCGAAAAAAGTGCATGACGTGGTGGCCAACGGGATTTATCAGCTGATGACCAAATTAGAAAACAATCTGGAGATCAGCAGAGATGAAACCCTTGATGATTTGGAATACGTCTACGATAGATCCCGGAATATATCGTATGAAGGTATTGAGGTACACGACAGCCCGGAAATTTTCAGTGAAAAAATCAGAAAATTAATAGGGTATTTTAATACCCACAACGTACAGACAGTTATTGCAGGAAATGACCCATCGATTTGGGAAGGGGTCAGTCACATCAAAAAAGGGGAAGTCTATCAAATATTGAGAGAACTGCTCGTTAACATGAAAAAACACAGTCATGCAGATCGGGTAACGTTACGATTTGAAAGAATGGAAGACAGGATTACGGTAGCCTACAGAGATACAGGAATAGGAATAAAAAAAGAAACTATTTTTAAAAATGGAATGCGGAATGTGGAATCCCGTATTGTAAATCTGCAGGGAGTGATTATTTTTGACACTGAAACAGAAAAAGGATTAAAAATAGATTTCTCCTTTTCTGGCTTATAA
- a CDS encoding nuclear transport factor 2 family protein, with protein MRTILSLLMLTFILIGCNNQTKEKTMETSTNEKLVQQYFEHFNNHEWIKMADMYAETADFKDPSLGQGIVKQTRQQIADKYAELHKVFPDLHDEVIQTYPSGDQHIIVEFVSTGTGTDNVKFELPICVIFTIENGLITKDFSYFDNFDEEEQ; from the coding sequence ATGAGAACAATATTATCCTTATTGATGCTGACTTTTATACTAATCGGCTGTAACAATCAAACAAAAGAAAAAACGATGGAGACCTCAACAAATGAAAAATTGGTTCAGCAATATTTTGAACATTTCAACAATCACGAATGGATAAAAATGGCTGATATGTATGCTGAAACTGCCGATTTTAAAGATCCGTCACTGGGACAGGGAATTGTAAAACAAACAAGACAACAAATTGCAGACAAATATGCAGAGCTCCATAAAGTTTTCCCAGACCTTCATGATGAGGTTATTCAAACTTATCCTTCGGGGGACCAACATATCATTGTAGAATTCGTATCCACTGGAACGGGAACGGACAATGTGAAATTTGAATTACCTATTTGCGTTATTTTCACCATTGAAAACGGACTGATAACAAAAGATTTTTCCTATTTTGATAATTTTGACGAAGAAGAACAATAG
- a CDS encoding IS110 family RNA-guided transposase: MLKYSVGLDISSKKIDCCFSSIDMGQKVTVQSTVTVCNNPTGFNLLADWIAKNHRQKDIALVICMEATGVYYESCALFLFEKGCKVSVILPNKAKKYLQALGLKSKNDSIDAKGLAQMGAEQNLKLWEPMGKYFYELRQFTRQYQNIQKQITVYRNQLHSLKNSMYINKAIVKQLEQVIKLFTKQLKELEEQIKNHLESNPEVMQKTENICKIKGVGILSLATVLAETNGFSLFESSRQLVSFAGYDVVENQSGKRVGKTKISKKGNSRIRRILFMPAFTVVRCKEAPFLNLYTRTFSNHGIKMKSYVAVQKKLLVIIYSLYKNNQPYDPKRQNIQEKEQVLASLLAS, translated from the coding sequence ATGCTAAAATATTCCGTCGGGCTTGATATTTCAAGCAAAAAAATCGACTGCTGTTTCAGCAGTATCGACATGGGTCAAAAAGTGACAGTTCAATCTACTGTTACAGTTTGCAACAATCCCACAGGGTTTAATTTATTGGCAGACTGGATTGCCAAAAACCATAGGCAGAAAGATATTGCCTTGGTGATTTGCATGGAAGCGACAGGGGTTTATTATGAGTCATGCGCACTTTTCCTTTTTGAAAAAGGCTGCAAAGTCTCGGTTATTCTTCCAAATAAGGCGAAGAAGTATCTGCAGGCACTTGGGCTTAAGTCGAAAAATGATTCCATTGATGCAAAAGGTTTGGCACAAATGGGAGCAGAGCAAAACCTTAAGCTATGGGAACCAATGGGCAAATATTTTTATGAACTTAGACAGTTTACCCGTCAATATCAGAATATCCAGAAGCAGATCACGGTTTATAGGAACCAACTTCATTCATTAAAAAATTCCATGTATATCAACAAAGCTATTGTGAAACAGCTTGAGCAGGTCATCAAACTTTTCACAAAGCAGCTGAAAGAACTGGAAGAACAAATCAAAAATCATTTGGAATCCAATCCTGAAGTAATGCAGAAAACAGAGAATATCTGTAAGATAAAAGGAGTGGGAATTCTTTCCCTGGCTACCGTGTTGGCGGAAACCAACGGATTTTCTTTATTTGAAAGTTCCCGGCAGCTTGTATCTTTTGCAGGTTATGATGTGGTAGAAAACCAGTCAGGAAAAAGGGTTGGAAAAACCAAAATATCCAAAAAAGGAAATTCTCGTATCAGGCGAATTTTGTTTATGCCTGCATTTACGGTTGTAAGGTGCAAGGAAGCTCCCTTTCTAAATTTATATACCCGTACATTTTCAAATCACGGAATAAAGATGAAAAGTTATGTCGCAGTGCAGAAAAAATTACTTGTGATCATTTATTCGCTATACAAAAACAATCAGCCTTATGATCCCAAAAGACAAAATATCCAAGAAAAGGAGCAGGTGCTTGCCTCTCTGCTTGCCTCGTAG
- a CDS encoding DUF6088 family protein — protein MEQYISDQIDTLENGAIFFVDDFLDFGNSESVKKALLRLEEKQKIKRLSHGIYYKPKVSKIIGELIPSIEDIANAIARRDHARIIPTGAFAENILGLTTQVPMKFTFLTDGAARMIKVGNRTINFKSTVPKNLATKGKISTLVIQALKQIKKDHVDEIILNKISEQLKNEDQNNILHDAKLAPAWIREILLKSLHNE, from the coding sequence GTGGAACAATATATTTCAGATCAAATAGATACCCTAGAAAATGGGGCGATTTTTTTTGTGGATGATTTTTTAGATTTTGGAAATTCAGAAAGTGTGAAAAAAGCATTGCTCAGGCTTGAAGAAAAACAAAAAATTAAAAGACTATCTCACGGTATTTATTATAAGCCAAAAGTCAGTAAAATTATTGGAGAACTCATTCCTTCGATAGAAGATATTGCAAACGCTATTGCAAGAAGAGATCACGCCAGAATTATCCCTACTGGTGCTTTTGCAGAAAACATATTGGGATTAACTACCCAAGTTCCTATGAAGTTTACATTTCTTACGGACGGAGCTGCCAGAATGATTAAAGTTGGCAACCGAACGATCAATTTCAAATCTACCGTTCCTAAAAACCTAGCTACAAAAGGGAAAATTTCTACTTTGGTTATTCAAGCTTTGAAACAAATAAAAAAAGACCATGTAGATGAGATTATTTTGAATAAAATTTCTGAACAATTGAAAAATGAAGACCAAAATAATATTCTTCATGATGCTAAACTTGCTCCAGCGTGGATCAGAGAAATCCTTTTAAAATCACTCCATAATGAATAA
- a CDS encoding nucleotidyl transferase AbiEii/AbiGii toxin family protein: protein MNNWFTLTGEEQFEIINETSAQLGFSEVVIEKDWWVCMVLRAVFQSKYEKHIVFKGGTSLSKAYAVIERFSEDVDLIVDYHFLGFDDFKSKSQIKKLRKASGHFVIGDFRVELIDQLKRLGIPEEMFSIEFDSRIDDTSDPNTLELSYQSVVPSETHIRKKVIIEMGARALSEPSEKRKISSYIDQCFKDDDFVFPEFDVEVTIPTKTFLEKVFLLHEEFSKPIEKIRHHKLSRHLYDLDRLMNSEYGEKAIADKDFFKKIAEFRELMNNGRGISFEHHKRDRLNIIPPVEVIDLWEADYRQMQENMIVGDSLPFNELIEKMQIIQQKFKSNSN from the coding sequence ATGAATAATTGGTTTACATTAACAGGAGAGGAACAATTCGAAATAATCAATGAGACTTCTGCTCAACTTGGCTTTTCCGAAGTGGTTATCGAAAAAGATTGGTGGGTTTGTATGGTTTTACGAGCCGTATTTCAATCGAAATATGAAAAACACATCGTTTTTAAGGGAGGGACCTCATTAAGCAAGGCGTATGCTGTTATTGAAAGGTTTTCCGAAGATGTTGATTTAATTGTTGATTATCATTTTCTCGGTTTTGATGATTTTAAATCGAAATCGCAGATCAAAAAACTTCGCAAAGCTTCCGGGCATTTTGTTATTGGCGACTTCCGAGTGGAATTAATTGATCAACTTAAAAGATTAGGGATTCCGGAAGAAATGTTCAGCATAGAATTCGACTCCAGAATTGATGATACCAGCGACCCAAATACTTTGGAATTATCATATCAATCAGTTGTTCCAAGTGAAACCCACATTCGAAAGAAAGTGATTATTGAGATGGGTGCAAGAGCTTTATCAGAGCCCTCTGAGAAAAGAAAAATAAGTTCGTACATCGATCAGTGTTTTAAAGACGATGATTTTGTTTTTCCTGAATTTGATGTTGAAGTTACCATTCCAACCAAAACATTTCTGGAAAAAGTTTTTCTTCTGCATGAAGAATTTTCAAAACCGATCGAAAAAATTCGACACCATAAATTGAGCCGTCATTTGTATGATTTAGATCGGCTCATGAATTCTGAATACGGTGAAAAAGCAATTGCCGACAAAGATTTTTTCAAGAAAATTGCCGAATTTAGAGAACTGATGAATAATGGGAGAGGGATTTCTTTTGAACATCATAAAAGGGATCGACTCAACATCATTCCTCCTGTGGAAGTGATTGATCTTTGGGAAGCAGATTATAGACAAATGCAGGAAAATATGATTGTAGGTGATAGTTTACCTTTTAATGAACTTATTGAAAAAATGCAGATTATTCAGCAAAAATTTAAAAGCAATTCAAATTGA
- a CDS encoding EamA family transporter, whose product MNKLKYYLAALFAFTLWGTFSLVLKPLHAYPSLDILFYRVFSCALIMTLISILFKRAKLRSMISYFKSLKRKDQWHIAGLNIGSSVLLTANWFSFIYVMNHVSVRATSVAYLVCPIITTVLAYFILKDRLNKFQWLSVFLSLAGCLLLSYTSMIDMFYSSLIGLTYACYLISQHINKNLDKFLILNFHILLSAVILLPFFPTFSGSIPTDFKFYFYIEIIALFYTIIPLFLNLYALSGISSSKVGMMLNINPIIAFILAGVVYLEPLGTLQICAYVLIFIAVLVFNGGHLFKVKNN is encoded by the coding sequence TTGAATAAACTCAAATATTATCTCGCGGCCCTCTTCGCATTCACCCTTTGGGGAACTTTCAGTCTGGTCTTAAAACCTTTACATGCCTATCCATCGCTAGATATTCTTTTTTACAGAGTCTTCAGTTGTGCATTGATCATGACCCTCATATCGATCCTATTTAAACGGGCAAAACTGAGGAGTATGATCAGTTATTTCAAGTCTTTAAAAAGAAAGGACCAATGGCACATTGCAGGTTTAAATATAGGGAGTAGCGTCCTGCTGACGGCGAATTGGTTTTCTTTTATTTATGTGATGAATCATGTGAGCGTACGGGCAACTTCGGTGGCTTATTTGGTTTGCCCCATTATCACTACGGTGCTCGCTTATTTTATTCTTAAAGACCGACTGAACAAATTTCAGTGGCTGTCTGTATTTTTGAGTTTGGCTGGCTGTTTATTGCTTTCTTACACCAGTATGATTGATATGTTTTACAGCAGTCTGATTGGTTTAACTTATGCTTGCTATCTGATCAGCCAGCATATTAATAAAAACTTAGATAAATTCCTGATCCTCAATTTTCATATTCTTTTATCCGCTGTGATTTTGTTACCCTTTTTTCCTACGTTTTCCGGGAGCATCCCTACAGACTTTAAATTTTACTTCTATATTGAAATCATCGCTCTGTTTTACACCATCATCCCTTTATTTCTCAATTTGTATGCCTTATCAGGCATCTCTTCATCAAAGGTCGGCATGATGCTGAATATAAATCCTATTATTGCCTTTATATTGGCAGGAGTGGTGTATCTCGAACCCTTAGGAACGCTGCAAATCTGTGCTTATGTCCTTATTTTTATTGCGGTACTTGTTTTCAATGGAGGCCATCTGTTCAAAGTAAAAAACAATTAA
- a CDS encoding IS110 family RNA-guided transposase: MLKYSVGLDISSKKIDCCFSSIDMGQKVKVQSTVTVSNNPTGFNLLADWIDKNHRQKDIALVICMEATGVYYESCALFLFEKACKVSVILPNKAKKYLQALGLKSKNDSIDAKGLAQMGAEQNLKLWEPMGKYFYELRQFTRQYQNIQEQITVYRNQLHSLKNSMYINKAIVKQLEQVIKLFTKQLKELEEQIKNHLESNPEVMQKTENICKIKGVGILSLATVLAETNGFSLFESSRQLVSFAGYDVVENQSGKRVGKTKISKKGNSRIRRILFMPAFTVVRCKEAPFLNLYTRTFSNHGIKMKSYVAVQKKLLVIIYSLYKNNQPYDPKRQNIQEKEQVLPSLLAS, from the coding sequence ATGCTAAAATATTCCGTCGGGCTTGATATTTCAAGCAAAAAAATCGACTGCTGTTTCAGCAGTATCGACATGGGTCAAAAAGTGAAAGTTCAATCTACTGTTACAGTTTCCAACAATCCCACAGGGTTTAATTTATTGGCAGACTGGATTGACAAAAACCATAGGCAGAAAGATATTGCCTTAGTGATTTGCATGGAAGCGACAGGGGTCTATTATGAGTCATGCGCACTTTTCCTTTTTGAAAAAGCCTGCAAAGTCTCGGTAATTCTTCCAAATAAGGCGAAGAAGTATCTGCAGGCACTTGGGCTTAAGTCGAAAAATGATTCCATTGATGCAAAAGGTTTGGCACAAATGGGAGCAGAGCAAAACCTTAAGCTGTGGGAACCAATGGGCAAATATTTTTATGAACTGAGACAGTTTACCCGTCAATATCAGAATATCCAGGAGCAGATCACGGTTTATAGGAACCAACTTCATTCATTAAAAAATTCCATGTATATCAACAAAGCTATTGTGAAACAGCTTGAGCAGGTCATCAAACTTTTCACAAAGCAGCTGAAAGAACTGGAAGAACAAATCAAAAATCATTTGGAATCCAATCCTGAAGTAATGCAGAAAACAGAGAATATATGTAAGATAAAAGGAGTGGGAATTCTTTCCCTGGCTACCGTGTTGGCGGAAACCAACGGATTTTCTTTATTTGAAAGTTCCAGGCAGCTTGTATCTTTTGCAGGTTATGATGTGGTAGAAAACCAGTCAGGAAAAAGGGTTGGAAAAACCAAAATATCCAAAAAAGGAAATTCTCGTATCAGGCGAATTTTGTTTATGCCTGCATTTACGGTTGTAAGGTGCAAGGAAGCTCCCTTTCTAAATTTATATACCCGTACATTTTCAAATCACGGAATAAAGATGAAAAGTTATGTCGCAGTGCAGAAAAAATTACTTGTGATCATTTATTCGCTATACAAAAACAATCAGCCTTATGATCCCAAAAGACAAAATATCCAAGAAAAGGAGCAGGTGCTTCCCTCTCTGCTTGCCTCGTAG
- a CDS encoding phage tail sheath family protein: MNTLKTPGVYIIEKNAFPNSVVEVATAVPAFIGYTEKAKNGSKSLINLPFRISSLAEYEQYFGKAPRKDFRLVKTDVNSLGLSALKDPGKFDAVKNWTEAIFKPSEPDDIQYYGLTRNYQFNLYYQLHFFFANGGGPCYIVSVNEGYKQDSFSYDALVGGIEPLLKEQEPTMVVIPEAVYLEEQECYDLQTAMLRHCATMGNRIAILDIYNGDQSRTDSEAGDVITTFREKIGTEFLNYAAAYYPWLNTAIISEKNLGIHSVSNIEDLQNILKSEAVFQKDEKRTQQLLNLAGRITKEGPESPSEKEEIHRILLQQSVAYATIMKKIAHDINLLPPSSAMAGIYTLVDSTKEVWKAPANIGLSSVISPSVTISHADQEDLNLPPDGKAINAIRYFTGEGIIVWGARTLDGNSLDWRYINVRRTMIMLEESIKCAARAFVFEPNTANTWVIVRSMVRNFLTGIWKRGGLAGAVPEDAFIVSIGLGETMTPEDILEGIMRITVLVAIVRPAEFIEITFQQQMQKS, translated from the coding sequence ATGAATACACTTAAAACTCCGGGCGTCTATATCATTGAAAAAAATGCATTCCCAAACTCCGTTGTAGAAGTGGCAACCGCAGTACCCGCTTTTATAGGCTATACGGAAAAGGCGAAAAATGGGTCTAAGTCTTTAATTAACCTACCCTTCAGAATCAGTTCCTTAGCCGAATACGAACAGTATTTTGGGAAAGCTCCCCGCAAAGATTTTAGGCTGGTAAAAACTGATGTTAACAGTTTAGGCCTATCTGCCCTTAAAGATCCCGGTAAATTTGACGCCGTAAAAAATTGGACTGAGGCGATCTTTAAACCAAGTGAGCCGGACGATATACAATACTATGGTCTGACCAGAAACTACCAATTCAATCTTTACTATCAGTTGCACTTTTTCTTTGCAAACGGTGGCGGCCCGTGTTACATTGTTTCAGTTAATGAAGGCTATAAGCAGGATTCGTTTTCTTACGATGCTTTGGTTGGAGGTATTGAACCTCTTCTGAAGGAACAGGAACCCACAATGGTTGTCATCCCCGAAGCAGTTTACCTTGAAGAACAGGAATGCTATGACCTGCAGACGGCGATGCTGCGTCACTGCGCAACTATGGGGAACAGAATTGCAATTCTGGATATCTATAATGGTGATCAATCAAGAACAGATTCGGAAGCAGGCGACGTGATCACCACTTTCCGCGAAAAGATAGGAACTGAATTTCTAAATTATGCAGCGGCTTATTATCCCTGGCTGAATACTGCTATTATATCAGAGAAGAATTTAGGAATTCATTCTGTTTCAAACATAGAAGACTTACAAAATATTCTGAAATCCGAAGCCGTTTTTCAAAAAGATGAAAAAAGAACACAACAATTATTAAACTTAGCGGGAAGGATCACAAAAGAAGGACCTGAAAGTCCATCTGAAAAGGAAGAGATCCACAGAATTCTATTACAACAGAGCGTTGCGTATGCAACAATTATGAAGAAAATAGCCCATGATATCAATCTGTTACCTCCTTCTTCTGCAATGGCTGGGATTTACACCTTGGTTGACAGTACGAAGGAAGTGTGGAAAGCACCTGCAAATATTGGGCTATCGAGTGTTATAAGCCCGTCAGTTACTATTTCGCACGCCGATCAGGAAGACTTAAACCTGCCGCCGGATGGAAAAGCAATTAATGCGATCCGCTACTTTACAGGAGAAGGAATAATAGTATGGGGTGCCCGCACACTGGATGGCAATTCCTTAGACTGGAGGTATATTAATGTCCGCAGAACGATGATCATGCTGGAAGAATCTATAAAATGCGCAGCCAGAGCTTTTGTGTTCGAACCCAACACCGCAAATACATGGGTAATTGTCCGCAGCATGGTAAGAAATTTCCTTACCGGGATATGGAAACGGGGAGGTCTTGCAGGAGCCGTCCCCGAAGATGCCTTCATTGTTTCTATAGGATTAGGGGAAACCATGACACCGGAAGATATTCTGGAAGGCATCATGAGAATTACAGTGCTGGTAGCTATTGTCAGACCTGCCGAATTCATTGAGATCACATTCCAACAACAAATGCAAAAAAGTTAA
- a CDS encoding SH3 domain-containing protein: MKNYLFSFILIFSIFLGVKISAQEVGFSPFLGVTISNVNFRNGPSTSDDIIKKIPANSTVYIFSKTDYSGFYKSIDVESGKVGWLAKNLVKWSKDVDTSSAGGFSSLGETSEYNSELKVTNKSTKTITLVISDKTFYISPQSTITKFIEPGNKNFTASAPGVIPNSGYKTFSPNNGYEWTFWIETRRR; this comes from the coding sequence ATGAAAAATTATTTATTTTCTTTTATTCTTATTTTCTCTATTTTTCTCGGAGTAAAGATAAGTGCACAAGAGGTCGGATTTTCGCCTTTTCTGGGTGTTACAATTTCTAATGTCAACTTCAGAAATGGACCAAGTACTTCCGATGATATTATAAAAAAAATTCCCGCAAATTCAACGGTTTATATTTTTTCAAAAACTGATTATAGCGGGTTTTATAAATCCATAGATGTAGAATCTGGAAAAGTAGGATGGCTGGCAAAAAATTTAGTCAAATGGAGTAAAGATGTCGATACCAGTTCTGCTGGAGGTTTTTCGAGTTTGGGAGAGACATCAGAATATAACTCAGAGTTGAAAGTCACAAATAAATCAACTAAAACAATAACACTTGTTATTTCTGATAAGACTTTTTATATATCTCCGCAATCTACCATTACCAAATTTATTGAGCCAGGAAATAAAAATTTCACAGCCAGTGCTCCAGGAGTTATTCCCAACTCAGGGTATAAAACCTTTTCTCCTAATAATGGTTACGAATGGACATTCTGGATTGAAACGAGAAGACGTTAA
- a CDS encoding DUF6804 family protein, protein MPYGYYQLVRHVSFTVFVYLAYSAYKENNDFTAVFWIYLFLAILFQPFMKIALGRTIWNIVDVAVAIWLIVNATKKRTES, encoded by the coding sequence ATGCCTTACGGCTATTATCAATTGGTGAGGCATGTATCATTTACTGTATTTGTGTACCTCGCCTACTCAGCTTATAAAGAAAATAATGATTTTACAGCCGTATTTTGGATATATCTTTTCCTTGCAATTCTTTTTCAACCATTTATGAAGATTGCTCTGGGAAGAACGATTTGGAATATTGTTGATGTTGCAGTAGCGATATGGCTTATCGTTAATGCCACGAAAAAAAGAACTGAAAGTTAA
- a CDS encoding DUF4407 domain-containing protein has protein sequence MKNNESYKMPRAGRVMHFLWDCAGGDRFLLERATYSDQIKYLCLGGIVLSTGLMASMAGGYAFYTIFSPKVANVLDKQKMANMPLEVPIDIPTVVLSIIFGIIWGLVIFNIDRFIVAATGKGDGTEKITRQEFVGAIPRILMGAIIAITISKPVEIRMFKSEIDAALAKYQEVQKNEAIKRADASYATQVAQAKLKMKDLDVQITDLEGQVKELNTQIMKETTGQNGNGAAYGPRAIALDKQRFGIEKKINDLKATQDYKDLQSELKSAVVKRDNERLDAEKKAGAEDGLLRRIQLADEIAATREDGTKGFPWISIFITLLFMAIELTPVFFKMMLTKSPYDYIKDNLEDELRAENGIEVQYDYYKDKNGLERHLVVNHDAENLMYEKSKLSQIQKELTDYALQKYKEREQENIDANLDLYIQKNA, from the coding sequence ATGAAAAATAACGAGTCGTACAAAATGCCACGTGCAGGCAGAGTCATGCACTTTTTATGGGACTGCGCTGGTGGTGACCGCTTTTTGCTGGAGCGAGCAACTTATTCGGACCAAATAAAATATCTGTGTCTCGGAGGGATTGTCTTATCCACGGGATTAATGGCTTCAATGGCGGGAGGTTATGCTTTTTATACTATTTTTTCTCCGAAAGTGGCCAATGTACTTGATAAACAAAAGATGGCAAATATGCCATTAGAGGTACCTATAGATATACCTACTGTTGTTTTGTCGATTATATTTGGAATAATTTGGGGGCTAGTCATATTTAATATAGACCGATTCATTGTGGCTGCAACAGGCAAAGGCGATGGTACAGAAAAAATTACACGCCAGGAATTCGTGGGTGCTATTCCCAGAATTTTAATGGGTGCAATTATCGCAATAACGATTTCTAAACCAGTTGAAATTAGGATGTTTAAATCTGAAATTGATGCTGCCCTTGCCAAATATCAGGAAGTACAGAAAAATGAAGCTATCAAACGAGCTGATGCTAGCTATGCAACCCAAGTAGCCCAGGCAAAACTTAAAATGAAAGATTTAGATGTGCAGATTACTGATTTAGAAGGTCAGGTTAAAGAGCTTAACACTCAAATAATGAAAGAAACAACAGGACAAAATGGAAACGGTGCCGCTTACGGTCCGAGAGCAATAGCCCTTGATAAGCAACGTTTTGGGATAGAAAAGAAGATTAACGATTTAAAAGCAACCCAGGATTACAAAGATTTGCAATCGGAATTAAAATCAGCAGTTGTAAAAAGAGATAACGAGAGACTTGATGCAGAAAAGAAAGCAGGAGCAGAAGACGGATTATTGAGACGTATTCAACTAGCTGATGAAATTGCTGCAACAAGAGAAGACGGCACGAAGGGTTTTCCTTGGATTAGCATTTTTATAACCCTCCTTTTTATGGCTATCGAATTGACTCCAGTATTTTTCAAGATGATGTTAACGAAATCACCTTACGATTACATTAAAGATAATTTAGAGGACGAATTAAGAGCTGAAAATGGTATTGAGGTTCAATACGACTACTATAAAGATAAAAATGGCTTAGAAAGACATTTAGTTGTTAATCATGATGCTGAAAATTTAATGTATGAGAAATCCAAACTTTCTCAAATACAAAAAGAGCTGACGGATTATGCATTGCAAAAATATAAAGAAAGAGAGCAGGAAAATATTGATGCAAATCTTGATTTATACATTCAGAAAAATGCATAG